Genomic DNA from Erythrobacter aureus:
GCGCACGATCCGGCCCGATGCGGTGACCTCCACCCGCCGCGCCCCGGGAATCCCGCGCAAATCCTGCTCGAACTGCTTCTCGAGCGCATCCTTGCCGATCTTGTAGCCGGGCGTGACGAGCAGCGGGTTGCGGTCCTGCTCGGCATATTCCTCGGCATTGGCCGTTCCGACATAGCCGATCAGGTGCCCGACGCTGGGACCGGTCGAATAAAAACGCGAGAATCCGCGCTGCGGCACGACGCCCGGCAGATCGGGCAGGCGCACGCTGACGGCGGCGAACTGATCGTAGCTGATGCCCGAGGCGATTTCCACTGGCTGGTAGCCGGGGCCATCATCGACGCGCTTGCGAATGTCGGCAGCCTGGTTCTCGTCGAGATTGAGGAGGTTGGCGAGCGCGGTGATCGTCGCATCGGAATCGGGTGTGCGTTCCGGGATTATGTCGACGCGAAAATCCGCGCGGTTCGACGCGAGCGGCGCGCCGTTCCGGTCGAGAATCCACCCACGACGCGGGGGTATCAGCGACAGGTTGACCCGGTTGCTCTCGCTTTCCAGTTCGTATCTCTCGTTCTCGGCGATTGCAATGTAACCCATGCGCGCCGCCAGCAGCACGCCGAGACCGCCCATCGCGGTTCCGATGACGAAGGTCCGACGGTCGAAGGCATTGTCGAGCGTCGAGTGGGTAACGACTTCGCGCGGCCGACTCCGCTTGCGCAGACGCATCAGACAGCCTTCCAGCGATGGAGGCGGAAGCGGTCGAGCGTGGCGACGATACGAGCTGCTATCGGGAAGAGAAGGGTGGTAAACACGAGTTGGGGCACAAGAGCGATGAGGGAATGAACATTGGGCTGGCCACCCGAAAGCAACCAACCTGTCAGCAGATAGGCCAATATCAATATACTGGCACTGAACCAGTCCTGCCAGAAGGCCCGCCATGGCATGCGGCTTTCGATCAGTTCGATAGCGATCATGATCAGAGACCAGGTGAAAATGGCGAAACCGAACGGTTGACCGCTATACAGATCGTCTACCAGACCAAGCGGCATTCCGGCCCATACGGGCAGCAGACCGGGGCGCACCAGCCGCCATGCAAGCAACATGAGAAGCCCCAGCGGCGGCACCATCGGAAGAGCCGCGGCGATGGCGAAGATCGGCAGTATCGACCCGATGACGATCGAGATCCACGGGACGGCATTGGCAATGATGGGAGAGTGCGAGCGGTTTATCCGGCTACCATACGCATCGCTGCGCGAACGCGGGTCATTGCGCTCCATCACTCGGACAGCTCGCGCTCGACCGGGGTGGTGGCGCCCAGTGCCGCTTCCGGCTCGAAAATTGGCTCCACGCTCACATAGTCGGTTGCCGCCGGATCGCTGACAATGCGGGCGAGCCCTCCATCATCGGTGGTTTCGGTCAGTATGGCGACTGCAATGCCGGGTGGATAATATCCGCCCGCGCCACTGGTGACGAAGACGTCTCCGGGCTCAAGCGGATTGATGCCGAGATTGATCAGCCTGATACGCAGAAGGCCGTCACCGCGCCCTTCGGCAAACGCCACGACTTCGTCCTTTGCACGCCGCACAGGAAGTACGCTTTCGCTGTCGGTGAGCAGCAGAACGCGTGAACTGTCGCCACCGGCTTCGAGAATGCGGCCAACCACGCCGCGCGGCGAACGCACGGGCATTCCGATCGTCACACCATCGTTCAGGCCTGCACCCAGGTATGCGAACCGTCGGCTGCTGGAAGCCGAAGATCCGACGAGCCGGGCAACCGCCACAGGCTTTCGCTCGTCATCCTGAAGGTCGAGCAGGCCCTTGAGGCGGGCATTTTCCTGCTTCACCGCCTCCGCTTCGGCCAGGCGAATGCGGGCGATCTCCATCTCGTGCTTCAGTTCGGCGTTCTTCGAGCCGGCCCGATAATACCCGCTGACCGTGTCCCAGAACCCTTTTGAGCCGGTGCGCACGGTCGCGGCGGTTTCCGTCGCCGGGGATACTCCATCCTGCGCCGCACCGCGCAGCCCGCCGAAGAGATGCGGCTGAAAGAAAGACAATACCAGCAGCGTGGCGCCGATCAGCGCACCCACGCCTGCAATAACGTAACCGGTGAAGAGGTTGTATTGCGCCCTTCGAGAATATCCCGAGCGCCGTGAGCCTGTCGGCGCCATCCCCTATGCCTTTCTCAAGCCGTCATCAGGACGCCGCGATAGATCGGGTCCTCCATCGCGCGCCCCGTGCCGAGCGCCACGCAGGAAAGCGGATCTTCGGCGATAGTCACCGGCAGGCCGGTTTCTTCGCGCAGATATTCGTCCAGCCCGCCGATCAACGCACCGCCGCCGGTGAGCACGATTCCCTGATCGACGATGTCCGCCGCCAGTTCGGGAGCGGTGTTTTCCAGTGCTATCCGTACGCCTTCGACAATGGCGCCAATCGGTTCGGACAGCGCTTCGGCGATATGGCCCTGGTTGATGGTGATTTCCTTGGGCACGCCGTTCACAAGGTCACGGCCCTTGATGGTGATGCTTTCGCCAACGCCGTCTTCGGGCGGGCGGGCGACACCGAAATCCTTCTTGATGCGTTCGGCAGTGCTTTCACCGATCAGCAGATTATGGTGTCGCCGGACATAGGACACGATCGCCTCGTCCATCTTGTCGCCGCCGGTGCGGACCGAAGTGGTGTAGGCCAGGCCACGCAGTGACAGAACGGCGACTTCGGTGGTGCCTCCGCCGATATCCACGACCATCGAACCGACCGGTTCGGTCACCGGCATGTCGGCGCCGATCGCGGCGGCCATGGGTTCGAGGATGAGATAGACCTGACTGGCGCCGGCATTCGAAGCGGCATCGCGGATCGCGCGGCGCTCGACGCTAGTCGAGCCGGAGGGGACGCAGATGGTGATTTCGGGGTAGCGCATCAGGCTCTTGCGCCCGTTCACCTTGCGGATGAAATGCTTGATCATCTCTTCGGCCACGTCGAGATCGGCGATCACGCCGTCGCGCAGCGGACGGATGGCCTCGATGCTGTCGGGCGTTTTGCCCATCATCATCTTGGCATCGTCGCCAACGGCCTTGACGCGCTTCATGCCGTTGATCGTCTCGAGCGCGACCACGCTCGGCTCGTTCAGTACGATGCCCTGATCCTGCACGTAAACCAGCGTATTGGCAGTCCCCAGGTCGATCGCCATATTCTGCACGCCGAATTTGAAGAGATTGTTCCAGAAGCCCATTGTTATTCGATTTTCCGTTATGTCGCGTGATCCGTCGAGAGGGGATGCGGCCCGCTCGCACCTCTCCGGAGGGAATGGTGGCGGTGCCTTAGCGATATAATGCTTCGAATGCCAAAAATTTCCGACATTCCTGCGGGGGATAGGTGAACGCGCCATCTCGGATTCGCGACACTTCACCGCTACACTTCATTGCCCATGCCAGAAATCCGCCGCCTGCCTGAAAATCTCGTCAATCGCATCGCTGCCGGCGAAGTGGTCGAACGGCCCTCATCCGCGCTCAAGGAGCTCGTCGAAAACGCGATCGACGCGGGGGCTTCGCGCATTGCCGTGAAGCTGGTCGAAGGCGGTCTCGACAGCCTGGAGGTGACCGATGACGGATGCGGGATGTCGCCCGAACAGATGGCCCTGGCGCTGGAACGTCACGCCACATCCAAGCTGGCCGACGATGCGATTGAACAGGTGTCCACCCTGGGCTTTCGCGGCGAAGCCTTGCCGAGCATTGCCAGTGTTGCGCGCTTCACCCTGGAAAGCCGCCCGCATGATGCGGAACAGGGCTGGCGCCGGGTTGTCGATCACGGCGAAACCGTGACCGAAGGCCCGGCTGCCCTGCCACCGGGTACGCGGGTAAGGGTGGAAAACCTCTTCGGCAAAATCCCGGCCCGGCGCAAGTTCCTTCGCACACCGCGCAGCGAATATGCCGCCTGCAAGGATGTGGTCCTTCGGCTCGCCATGGCGCGGCCCGATATCGCAATCACGCTGGACCATGGCGATCGGCGGATATTCGGACTGCAGGGCGGGGAAGGGCTTGCAAACCGGGTGGCGCAACTG
This window encodes:
- a CDS encoding rod shape-determining protein MreD, yielding MERNDPRSRSDAYGSRINRSHSPIIANAVPWISIVIGSILPIFAIAAALPMVPPLGLLMLLAWRLVRPGLLPVWAGMPLGLVDDLYSGQPFGFAIFTWSLIMIAIELIESRMPWRAFWQDWFSASILILAYLLTGWLLSGGQPNVHSLIALVPQLVFTTLLFPIAARIVATLDRFRLHRWKAV
- the mreC gene encoding rod shape-determining protein MreC, producing the protein MAPTGSRRSGYSRRAQYNLFTGYVIAGVGALIGATLLVLSFFQPHLFGGLRGAAQDGVSPATETAATVRTGSKGFWDTVSGYYRAGSKNAELKHEMEIARIRLAEAEAVKQENARLKGLLDLQDDERKPVAVARLVGSSASSSRRFAYLGAGLNDGVTIGMPVRSPRGVVGRILEAGGDSSRVLLLTDSESVLPVRRAKDEVVAFAEGRGDGLLRIRLINLGINPLEPGDVFVTSGAGGYYPPGIAVAILTETTDDGGLARIVSDPAATDYVSVEPIFEPEAALGATTPVERELSE
- a CDS encoding rod shape-determining protein, whose amino-acid sequence is MGFWNNLFKFGVQNMAIDLGTANTLVYVQDQGIVLNEPSVVALETINGMKRVKAVGDDAKMMMGKTPDSIEAIRPLRDGVIADLDVAEEMIKHFIRKVNGRKSLMRYPEITICVPSGSTSVERRAIRDAASNAGASQVYLILEPMAAAIGADMPVTEPVGSMVVDIGGGTTEVAVLSLRGLAYTTSVRTGGDKMDEAIVSYVRRHHNLLIGESTAERIKKDFGVARPPEDGVGESITIKGRDLVNGVPKEITINQGHIAEALSEPIGAIVEGVRIALENTAPELAADIVDQGIVLTGGGALIGGLDEYLREETGLPVTIAEDPLSCVALGTGRAMEDPIYRGVLMTA